One window of Thermocoleostomius sinensis A174 genomic DNA carries:
- a CDS encoding pentapeptide repeat-containing protein: MVAEHLALLKWGTAAWSDWRVKHPELEPDLSEADLRGFDLQGGDFSYTDLKRAYLLEANLRNATLRHAKLSKANLYEADLTHADLTEAELIDAHLIGANLTGADLRGASLRGADLREAQLMDADLSLADLIGTDLRGANLNRADLSDANLTRTEFDRALLIAVNVSGATLSRANLRRSELMEANLSKASFYKTILIDAQLVGANAFAANFIEANLIGADLSWINLSRANLVGANLQGAKLRGANLSRADLRNANLTEADLQGANLHRTNLAGARLSRANLFNTNLTTTNLRDTMMPDGILHP; this comes from the coding sequence ATGGTTGCAGAACATTTGGCGCTGTTAAAATGGGGGACTGCCGCTTGGAGTGACTGGCGAGTCAAACATCCTGAGCTTGAGCCAGATTTAAGCGAGGCGGACCTACGCGGGTTCGATCTCCAGGGGGGTGACTTCAGCTACACAGATCTGAAACGTGCTTATCTTCTGGAAGCGAATCTACGGAATGCAACCCTGCGTCATGCTAAGCTCAGCAAAGCCAATCTCTATGAAGCCGACCTGACCCACGCTGACCTTACCGAAGCCGAATTGATAGATGCCCATTTAATTGGAGCAAACTTAACGGGAGCCGATCTACGCGGTGCCAGTTTACGCGGTGCCGATCTGCGTGAAGCCCAACTGATGGATGCTGACCTTAGCCTGGCCGATTTGATTGGTACAGATTTGCGGGGCGCAAACTTGAACCGAGCCGACCTGAGCGACGCTAATTTGACCCGCACTGAGTTCGATCGAGCCTTGCTGATTGCCGTCAACGTCAGTGGAGCTACCCTCAGCCGTGCGAACTTGCGGCGATCGGAACTCATGGAAGCCAATTTATCTAAGGCCAGCTTCTACAAAACAATTCTGATAGACGCGCAATTAGTAGGAGCAAATGCCTTTGCTGCCAATTTCATCGAAGCCAATTTAATAGGAGCCGATCTAAGTTGGATCAACCTCAGCCGTGCCAACTTGGTGGGGGCAAACTTGCAGGGAGCCAAACTCCGTGGAGCCAACCTGTCCAGGGCTGACCTGCGCAACGCCAACCTCACCGAGGCCGATCTGCAAGGAGCCAATCTACATCGGACGAACTTGGCTGGAGCCAGGCTCAGTCGGGCTAATCTATTCAATACTAATCTTACGACTACGAATCTGCGAGATACTATGATGCCGGACGGTATCTTGCATCCTTGA
- a CDS encoding ABC transporter permease — protein MKSPSFTVWGVYSVWHRHAKVYQRTWLVNCLPPLSEPIVYLVAFGYGLTPLVGDVIYGNQAVPYLQFIAPAMMAIGILFQSFFEGAYASFIRLNFQKTWQALLTAPLSFTDVFVGDWLWATTKGMIAGILTGLIAVIWGLYSGWNLFLSLPIMLLGSMVFGAMGLLTAGSVRQIDQINIPIFLLIIPMFTLCGTYFPRDTLPPILNHIATVLPLSSLIDLLRWNLGLSAWWWLQVLWLVSLMIVFVTLAVRKIYPLLIK, from the coding sequence ATGAAATCACCATCCTTCACTGTTTGGGGCGTTTACTCGGTTTGGCATCGCCATGCCAAAGTGTATCAACGTACCTGGTTAGTCAACTGTCTTCCTCCCCTCTCAGAACCGATCGTCTACCTAGTGGCTTTTGGCTATGGACTGACTCCACTGGTAGGAGACGTAATCTATGGGAATCAAGCTGTGCCTTATCTTCAGTTTATTGCACCCGCCATGATGGCGATCGGAATTTTGTTTCAGTCGTTTTTTGAAGGAGCTTACGCTAGCTTTATTCGCTTAAATTTTCAGAAAACCTGGCAAGCCTTACTGACGGCTCCCTTAAGCTTCACAGATGTGTTTGTAGGCGATTGGCTCTGGGCAACAACCAAGGGCATGATTGCCGGAATACTTACTGGATTAATTGCGGTCATTTGGGGCTTATATTCTGGCTGGAATTTGTTCCTATCTTTACCAATTATGCTGCTGGGAAGCATGGTATTTGGAGCAATGGGGCTGCTGACGGCTGGCTCGGTTCGCCAAATTGATCAAATCAACATTCCTATCTTTTTGTTGATTATTCCCATGTTTACCCTTTGCGGCACCTACTTTCCTCGCGATACGCTTCCTCCTATCTTGAACCATATCGCTACTGTATTGCCATTATCTTCTCTCATTGATCTTCTGCGTTGGAATTTAGGCTTATCAGCGTGGTGGTGGCTCCAAGTTCTGTGGCTTGTGAGTTTGATGATTGTTTTTGTTACCTTGGCGGTTCGCAAAATCTATCCTTTGTTAATCAAGTGA
- a CDS encoding alpha/beta fold hydrolase, with protein MRSSVIKRNSVHLLGQGSQTIVFAHGFGSDQSAWRHQVAAFQDTYRIVLFDHVGAGQSDLSAYSPLRYSSLHSYAEDLLELCVELELSQIILVGHSVSGMISLLAALVDPKRFKQLIFVGASPRYLNDAAAGYVGGFEQADLDALYAAMSSNYHAWVSGFAPLAMGNPDRPELALEFAKTLSAIRPDIAQAVARVIFQSDHRAELPKLMVPTVILQSSDDIAVPTCVGEYMANWIPYSTLIHINAKGHLPHLSAPDEVTRTLAQCFVT; from the coding sequence ATGCGAAGCAGTGTCATAAAACGAAACTCTGTGCATTTGCTGGGGCAAGGATCACAAACCATTGTCTTTGCCCATGGGTTTGGTTCTGATCAATCGGCGTGGCGACATCAAGTTGCTGCATTTCAGGATACTTATCGCATCGTTCTATTTGACCATGTGGGGGCGGGGCAATCTGACCTGTCAGCCTACAGTCCGCTTCGTTACAGTTCGTTACACAGCTATGCTGAAGACTTGTTAGAACTGTGTGTGGAATTAGAGCTATCTCAAATCATTTTGGTGGGGCATTCCGTCAGCGGCATGATTAGCTTGCTAGCGGCGCTTGTAGACCCGAAACGTTTCAAACAACTGATTTTTGTTGGTGCATCTCCTCGCTACCTGAATGATGCGGCGGCTGGTTATGTTGGGGGCTTTGAGCAAGCTGATCTCGATGCGCTCTATGCTGCCATGTCTTCAAACTACCATGCCTGGGTAAGTGGCTTTGCTCCGTTGGCCATGGGCAACCCCGATCGGCCGGAGTTGGCGTTAGAATTCGCTAAAACCCTCTCTGCCATTCGCCCAGACATTGCCCAAGCGGTTGCCCGCGTGATTTTTCAATCTGACCACCGAGCCGAGTTACCAAAGCTTATGGTTCCGACGGTGATTCTGCAATCCAGTGATGACATTGCCGTTCCCACCTGTGTGGGGGAATATATGGCGAATTGGATTCCGTACTCAACTCTCATTCATATCAACGCCAAAGGACATCTACCTCACCTGAGTGCTCCTGATGAAGTCACTCGAACCCTTGCTCAATGTTTCGTCACCTAG
- a CDS encoding response regulator gives MSGNTSRPIEILLVEDSPGDIRLTQEVLRDGKIYNNLNVVEDGVQALAFLHKETPYEKAPSPDLILLDLNLPKKDGQAVLAEIKTDEKLRRIPVVILTTSAAEDDIIKAYDLHANCYISKPIDLDQFIQVVKSIEQFWLTIVKLPPE, from the coding sequence ATGAGCGGGAATACGAGCCGTCCCATTGAAATTTTGTTAGTTGAAGATAGTCCTGGGGATATTCGTCTGACGCAGGAAGTTTTGCGCGATGGCAAAATTTACAACAACCTCAATGTAGTGGAAGATGGTGTGCAAGCTTTGGCGTTTCTTCACAAAGAAACTCCTTACGAAAAGGCCCCTTCGCCTGATCTAATTTTACTTGATCTTAACTTGCCTAAAAAAGATGGGCAAGCCGTTTTAGCAGAAATAAAGACCGATGAGAAATTGAGGCGAATTCCTGTTGTTATTTTGACAACCTCTGCGGCAGAAGATGACATTATCAAAGCTTACGATCTTCACGCCAACTGCTATATTTCTAAACCGATCGATCTGGATCAATTTATTCAGGTTGTAAAGTCAATTGAACAATTTTGGTTAACCATTGTAAAATTGCCGCCGGAGTAA
- a CDS encoding hybrid sensor histidine kinase/response regulator, with product MEEQCITILLIEDNPGDIRLLQELLYEVTSVKFELEIADRLSHGLQHLSERAFDVILLDLTLPDSQTLDTFVKLYQCVPEVPIVVITGLNDETLALRAVQEGAQDYLVKGQVSSDLLVRSIRYAIERKRTEQKISEQAALLDIATDAILVRDLDNKILFWNKGAERLYGWKAGEALGKNVSQLLYQSASSQFQKAQTQLMQQGEWYGELNHVTRDGKAIVVISRWTLMRDERNQPKSILVVSTDVTEKKQLEAQFLRAQRMESIGTLASGIAHDLNNILTPILANAQLLQMRLKNLDDRSQRMLKTIETNTKRGALLVQQVLSFARGVEGKHTVLQIKHIIREVQQVVEQTFPKFITIQTEVSKDLWTVTGNSTQLHQVLMNLCVNARDAMPEGGILKITAENFFINEAYARMNLEAKVGAYILVTVSDQGIGISPEIIDRIFEPFFTTKEIGKGTGLGLSTAIGIIKSHGGFVTVASSVGKGTQFKLFLPAMNVMEPVEVLDQRIPSGHGELILVVDDEFAIREVCQLALEAYDYRVLIAEDGIQAVAHYIAHKSEIHLVLVDMMMPAMDGATTIRTLQKINPHVKIIAASGLTSSDQIAIAAQLGVQTFLPKPYTAEELVKLVTNVLQTEASC from the coding sequence ATGGAGGAACAATGCATCACAATTCTTCTGATTGAAGATAATCCAGGTGATATTCGTTTGTTGCAAGAGTTGTTGTATGAAGTCACCTCGGTGAAATTTGAGTTAGAAATCGCCGATCGTCTCAGTCACGGGTTGCAGCACCTGAGTGAGCGTGCTTTTGATGTGATTCTATTAGACTTGACCTTACCAGATAGCCAAACTCTCGATACATTTGTCAAATTGTATCAATGTGTGCCAGAAGTGCCGATCGTCGTCATTACAGGTTTAAACGATGAAACGCTTGCGCTTCGAGCCGTTCAAGAAGGAGCACAAGATTATCTTGTGAAAGGGCAAGTTAGTAGTGATCTGTTGGTTCGATCCATTCGCTATGCCATTGAGCGCAAACGGACAGAACAAAAAATTAGTGAGCAAGCAGCATTGTTGGACATTGCAACAGATGCCATTTTAGTCAGAGATTTAGATAACAAAATTCTATTCTGGAACAAAGGGGCAGAAAGACTTTATGGCTGGAAAGCAGGTGAAGCGTTAGGGAAAAATGTGAGTCAATTGCTATACCAATCCGCTTCATCTCAATTCCAAAAAGCTCAAACCCAGTTAATGCAACAAGGCGAATGGTATGGAGAACTTAATCATGTCACTCGTGATGGTAAGGCGATCGTTGTGATCAGTCGATGGACGCTCATGCGAGATGAACGCAACCAACCCAAATCAATTCTTGTCGTCAGTACTGATGTGACTGAGAAAAAGCAGTTAGAAGCTCAATTTCTGCGTGCTCAACGGATGGAAAGCATTGGAACCTTAGCCAGTGGTATTGCTCACGATCTCAACAATATTCTGACACCCATTCTTGCGAATGCTCAGCTTTTGCAAATGCGACTCAAAAACCTAGATGATCGCAGCCAACGAATGTTGAAGACGATCGAAACGAATACTAAACGAGGCGCACTTCTAGTGCAGCAAGTTTTATCATTTGCCCGTGGAGTTGAAGGTAAACATACTGTTCTGCAAATTAAACACATTATTCGAGAAGTTCAGCAGGTTGTTGAACAAACTTTTCCTAAATTCATCACAATCCAAACAGAAGTTTCTAAAGATCTTTGGACGGTTACTGGAAATAGCACCCAGTTACACCAGGTTCTAATGAATCTTTGTGTCAATGCCCGCGATGCAATGCCTGAGGGCGGGATATTGAAAATTACCGCTGAGAACTTCTTCATTAATGAAGCATACGCTCGCATGAATCTGGAAGCAAAAGTGGGTGCATACATCCTTGTGACTGTCTCAGATCAGGGAATTGGCATTTCACCTGAAATTATTGATCGTATTTTTGAACCATTCTTTACTACGAAAGAGATTGGTAAAGGAACTGGCTTAGGACTTTCAACAGCCATCGGCATTATTAAAAGTCATGGTGGGTTTGTCACTGTCGCAAGTTCTGTCGGTAAGGGCACTCAGTTTAAACTATTTCTACCTGCTATGAATGTCATGGAACCCGTAGAAGTACTTGATCAACGCATTCCTAGTGGGCATGGGGAACTTATTTTAGTAGTAGACGATGAATTCGCTATTCGCGAAGTTTGCCAATTGGCCCTAGAAGCATATGATTATCGCGTTCTCATCGCTGAAGATGGAATTCAAGCCGTTGCTCACTACATTGCTCATAAGTCTGAAATTCATCTCGTGTTAGTAGATATGATGATGCCCGCGATGGATGGTGCTACCACTATTCGTACACTTCAAAAGATCAACCCTCACGTTAAGATCATTGCAGCCAGTGGATTAACATCTAGTGATCAAATTGCGATCGCCGCTCAGTTGGGCGTTCAAACGTTTCTACCCAAACCTTACACGGCTGAAGAATTAGTGAAACTTGTCACCAATGTCCTACAAACTGAGGCGTCTTGCTAG
- a CDS encoding PAS domain-containing sensor histidine kinase: MFRHLVSHDRIATRSINRPERLPTFTPAVLGLTIALLGIAALAGVAPLLLLAPICFASCTLSRHSIAVAAGWLGVLLLTSFVMPRFVVSSMADPASRAISAVGVVALLSPWIRQWLLRQEWERVTLSTLASLTQSERATSPEQSLASALRIVHDVVNADAAVVLRQLDDVTAEALICLPETVLPTRLVAPTLFEEAMTRNCSCYYPNYATATKAAPLLLAQGVKSAIVLPLKQPGNVRGAMLLLWQRPTQFSSNLKYYIESLQQGLSNLLRFQDLTLHLEKLQARFIAILETIPQGVVFIDEGGEQGWLNQTAATQLGLPQGLVEPIAIAQAMTALRQRSNHSEELAQQAAQFFSQPHVEIRNWQWHFSQPPQVLSLSSTPVHSRHLPGRLWVLTDITEQKQAEVALRQSEERFQLIVRATNDAVWDWDMLSDRVWWNEGMTTLFGYSQDEIGTTAAWWHDHIHPDDRDRVMSAIQTALEQNGQSWSADYRFCCSDGTYAYVFDRGYVVHAADGKPIRMLGGMTDVSDRIRAQDELERQNRRAQLFAEVTLKIRQSLQVEEVLQTTVAEVQKILSADRVLVYRLWPDGTGSSIAEAVLPELPSVVGHVFPEEVFPAEMRQLYFQGRIGSVANVENDQDIAPCLVEYLQQFHVKAKLVVPIIAKEELWGLLVAHQCYQPRQWTDYEAELLKQLANQIGIALTQAQLLERETQQRQELARSNTELQQFAYIASHDLQEPLRMVTSYLQLLERRYKGKLDDSADDFIAFAVDGATRMKVLINDLLTYSRVGTHGKSFERTDCTMVVRRAMANLQIAIEESKAIITYSTLPTVQGDAVQLTQLFQNLISNAIKFHNEVPPVIKIQAELQAQEWLFSVQDNGIGIEPQYAEQIFVIFQRLHRRTDYTGTGIGLAVCKKIVERHGGRIWVQSELGQGATFYFTLPILGDSYHEREYEPSH; this comes from the coding sequence ATGTTTCGTCACCTAGTTTCACACGATAGGATAGCTACTCGATCGATCAATCGGCCCGAGCGGTTGCCGACGTTTACCCCTGCGGTGCTAGGTTTAACGATCGCGCTTTTGGGAATTGCCGCGTTAGCTGGAGTGGCTCCACTGTTGCTGCTGGCTCCAATCTGTTTTGCCAGTTGTACCCTGTCTCGACACTCGATCGCTGTTGCGGCTGGCTGGCTGGGTGTGTTGCTGCTGACTTCATTCGTCATGCCACGGTTTGTGGTATCAAGCATGGCTGATCCAGCCTCTCGCGCAATCAGTGCAGTTGGGGTGGTTGCTTTGTTGAGTCCTTGGATACGGCAATGGCTTCTGCGACAAGAATGGGAAAGGGTGACGCTAAGTACGTTGGCATCTTTAACCCAAAGCGAAAGGGCTACGAGTCCTGAACAGTCGCTTGCCTCTGCTCTTAGAATCGTGCACGATGTCGTAAATGCAGATGCGGCTGTTGTCTTGCGGCAACTGGATGATGTCACAGCAGAAGCGCTGATCTGTTTGCCAGAAACTGTTTTACCGACGCGCTTGGTCGCACCAACCCTGTTTGAAGAGGCAATGACCCGCAACTGTAGCTGCTACTATCCAAACTATGCAACTGCAACTAAGGCAGCCCCGTTGCTTTTGGCTCAAGGGGTGAAGTCGGCGATCGTCTTGCCCCTAAAGCAACCGGGAAATGTTCGAGGCGCAATGCTGTTGCTTTGGCAACGACCCACCCAGTTTTCATCAAACCTCAAATACTATATTGAATCTCTTCAGCAAGGATTAAGTAATCTCTTGCGGTTTCAAGATCTGACCCTACATCTCGAAAAGCTTCAGGCTCGGTTCATTGCAATTTTAGAGACCATTCCGCAGGGAGTCGTATTTATTGACGAAGGGGGGGAACAAGGTTGGCTCAATCAAACGGCCGCTACCCAACTAGGATTGCCCCAGGGTCTAGTTGAGCCGATCGCTATTGCCCAAGCCATGACAGCGCTACGCCAACGATCTAACCATTCAGAAGAACTGGCGCAGCAGGCAGCTCAATTCTTTTCACAGCCTCATGTGGAAATTCGCAATTGGCAATGGCATTTCAGTCAGCCTCCACAGGTTTTGAGCTTGTCTAGCACACCTGTCCATTCCCGTCATCTACCGGGGCGGCTTTGGGTGCTAACGGATATCACCGAACAGAAACAGGCAGAAGTGGCGCTGCGTCAGAGTGAGGAGCGGTTTCAGTTAATTGTCCGCGCTACAAATGATGCTGTCTGGGATTGGGATATGCTCTCCGATCGGGTTTGGTGGAACGAGGGCATGACTACGTTGTTTGGCTACTCGCAGGACGAGATAGGAACAACTGCTGCTTGGTGGCATGACCACATTCATCCAGACGATCGGGATCGAGTGATGTCAGCAATTCAAACTGCTCTTGAGCAAAATGGCCAGTCATGGTCAGCCGATTACCGATTCTGTTGCTCTGATGGAACCTATGCCTATGTGTTCGATCGCGGGTATGTGGTTCATGCAGCAGACGGAAAACCCATTCGGATGTTGGGCGGCATGACAGACGTCAGCGATCGCATACGCGCCCAAGACGAATTAGAACGCCAAAATCGACGCGCACAACTGTTTGCCGAAGTCACGCTAAAAATTCGGCAATCGCTGCAAGTTGAAGAAGTGTTGCAGACAACGGTGGCAGAAGTACAAAAAATTCTGAGTGCCGATCGAGTCCTGGTGTATCGTCTGTGGCCGGACGGCACAGGCAGCAGTATTGCCGAAGCGGTTTTACCGGAATTGCCCTCAGTAGTGGGACATGTTTTTCCAGAAGAGGTGTTTCCTGCGGAAATGCGACAGCTTTACTTTCAGGGACGAATTGGTTCAGTGGCAAATGTAGAAAATGATCAAGACATTGCTCCTTGTCTGGTGGAATATCTGCAACAGTTCCACGTGAAAGCAAAGCTGGTGGTTCCAATTATTGCGAAAGAAGAACTTTGGGGGCTTCTGGTGGCGCATCAGTGTTATCAGCCCCGACAATGGACTGATTATGAAGCAGAATTGCTGAAACAATTGGCCAATCAGATTGGCATTGCCCTAACGCAAGCACAACTGCTAGAGAGGGAAACTCAGCAGCGTCAAGAACTAGCGCGTTCTAATACAGAATTACAACAATTCGCCTATATTGCCTCTCACGATTTACAAGAACCGCTACGTATGGTGACAAGTTATTTGCAATTGCTGGAGCGGCGCTATAAGGGCAAATTAGATGATAGTGCTGATGACTTTATTGCCTTTGCGGTGGATGGCGCAACGCGAATGAAGGTCCTGATTAACGACCTGCTGACCTATTCTCGGGTTGGCACCCATGGCAAATCATTTGAGCGCACAGATTGCACAATGGTAGTAAGACGGGCAATGGCGAATCTTCAAATTGCGATCGAAGAAAGCAAAGCCATCATTACCTATAGCACTTTACCAACTGTACAAGGAGATGCAGTTCAATTAACTCAACTGTTTCAAAACTTGATTAGCAACGCAATTAAGTTTCATAACGAGGTTCCTCCTGTCATTAAAATTCAAGCAGAACTCCAAGCGCAGGAGTGGTTATTCTCTGTGCAAGATAACGGGATTGGCATTGAGCCGCAGTATGCTGAGCAAATATTTGTGATTTTTCAACGGCTTCATCGCCGCACAGATTACACAGGCACAGGAATTGGATTAGCCGTTTGTAAAAAGATTGTAGAACGTCACGGTGGACGCATCTGGGTTCAATCGGAATTGGGGCAGGGTGCAACGTTTTACTTTACGCTTCCCATATTAGGAGATTCCTATCATGAGCGGGAATACGAGCCGTCCCATTGA
- a CDS encoding ABC-F family ATP-binding cassette domain-containing protein — MALLTLRSVQKDFGIKELLRNASFSLEEGDKVGLIGTNGSGKSTLLKMIAGLEPIDRGELWVNAGVKIVYLPQQPDLDADRTVLEQVFADTGEQMDLVRQYEALSDKLAHGQGDLDGLMAQLSNLSERMDAVGAWELETHAKVILSKLGIENFEAKIGALSGGYRKRIALATALLSDPDVLLMDEPTNHLDALSVEWLQSYLNRYRGALLLITHDRYFLDRVTNRILEIDRGDLYTYAGNYAYFLEKKAEAEEAAVSSQRKHAGILRRELEWLKRGPKARSTKQKARIDRIRDMQQQEFKQTQGKVEISTAGRRIGKKVIELKNIYKTYSERTLIQDFTYLFNPEDRIGIIGSNGSGKSTLMNIITGRVEPDAGTVEIGSTIHIGYFDQHSDDLAQFSNQRVIDYLKNIAELVKTADGSVITASQMLERFLFPPSQQYAPIHKLSGGEKRRLFLLRVLMSAPNVLILDEPTNDLDVQTLAVLEEYLEDFNGCVIVVSHDRYFLDRTVDTIFAFEEDGHLKQYPGNYSVYLDCKKAEAAEIEKIEKEQEKTKKASRSTSSAQMLGSATVKSNKPRRLSFKEKREYEALENQISEMETEKSELENLLYNHPPSNFTEMQKLTERLAALTDAIDSATERWLELSEYAE; from the coding sequence ATGGCACTGTTGACATTGCGATCGGTTCAGAAAGATTTTGGCATTAAGGAATTGTTGCGGAATGCCAGCTTTAGCCTGGAAGAAGGCGACAAGGTGGGGCTAATTGGCACCAATGGATCTGGAAAGTCTACCTTACTCAAGATGATTGCAGGACTAGAGCCAATCGACCGTGGCGAATTGTGGGTTAATGCCGGCGTCAAAATTGTTTACCTGCCGCAACAGCCCGATTTGGACGCCGATCGCACGGTGCTAGAGCAGGTGTTTGCCGATACGGGTGAGCAGATGGACTTGGTGCGGCAATACGAAGCATTATCGGATAAGTTAGCGCATGGGCAAGGTGATTTAGACGGGCTGATGGCGCAACTGTCCAACCTATCAGAGCGCATGGATGCTGTGGGCGCTTGGGAACTTGAAACCCATGCCAAGGTGATTTTAAGCAAATTGGGCATTGAAAATTTTGAGGCTAAAATTGGCGCACTTTCTGGCGGTTATCGCAAACGCATCGCGTTGGCAACGGCTTTATTATCTGATCCGGATGTGCTGTTGATGGACGAGCCAACTAACCACCTGGATGCTTTATCGGTGGAATGGTTACAGAGCTATTTAAATCGGTATCGGGGTGCGCTGCTGCTGATTACACATGATCGTTATTTTCTCGATCGGGTTACGAATCGAATTTTGGAGATCGATCGGGGGGATCTCTATACCTATGCGGGCAATTATGCCTACTTTCTAGAAAAAAAAGCCGAAGCTGAAGAAGCGGCAGTCAGTAGTCAGCGAAAACATGCAGGAATATTACGACGTGAGTTGGAATGGCTGAAGCGAGGCCCCAAGGCCCGTAGCACTAAACAAAAGGCGCGGATCGATCGCATTCGCGATATGCAGCAGCAAGAATTTAAGCAAACGCAAGGCAAAGTCGAAATTTCTACGGCTGGTCGGCGTATTGGTAAGAAAGTAATTGAGTTAAAAAACATCTATAAAACCTATAGCGAACGCACGCTCATTCAGGATTTCACTTACCTATTCAATCCTGAAGATCGAATTGGCATCATTGGCAGCAATGGATCGGGTAAATCTACGTTGATGAACATCATCACTGGGCGGGTAGAACCCGATGCAGGAACCGTTGAAATTGGTTCGACAATTCATATTGGCTATTTTGATCAACATTCTGATGATCTAGCCCAATTCAGCAATCAACGAGTAATCGATTATCTGAAAAACATAGCAGAATTGGTCAAAACTGCCGATGGCAGCGTCATTACAGCATCACAAATGCTAGAGCGATTTTTGTTTCCGCCTAGTCAACAATATGCCCCGATTCATAAACTATCTGGGGGTGAAAAACGCCGCCTATTTCTGCTACGAGTGTTGATGAGTGCTCCCAATGTACTAATTTTAGATGAACCAACGAACGATCTAGATGTGCAAACTCTTGCCGTTTTAGAAGAGTATTTAGAAGATTTTAATGGCTGTGTCATTGTTGTATCTCACGATCGCTATTTTCTCGATCGCACAGTAGATACCATTTTTGCCTTTGAGGAGGATGGCCATCTTAAGCAATATCCTGGTAATTATTCTGTTTATTTGGATTGTAAAAAAGCCGAAGCAGCAGAAATCGAGAAGATAGAGAAGGAACAAGAAAAGACAAAGAAAGCAAGCCGAAGCACAAGCTCTGCCCAAATGCTTGGTTCTGCTACCGTAAAGTCAAATAAGCCACGAAGATTATCATTTAAAGAAAAGCGAGAATACGAAGCCCTCGAAAATCAAATTTCTGAGATGGAAACAGAGAAATCCGAACTTGAAAATTTGCTTTATAATCACCCTCCTAGTAACTTTACAGAAATGCAGAAATTAACCGAACGCTTGGCAGCATTGACTGACGCGATCGATTCTGCAACTGAACGATGGTTGGAATTATCCGAGTATGCAGAATAA
- a CDS encoding ABC transporter ATP-binding protein: protein MHTTHVPTEVEALVAYDLWKLYGDRPVVQGVSFTLNPGEIVGLLGPNGAGKTTTVGMLYGAVAPSRGFVKLGSTQVQSNGRSARAKMGIVTQEDNLDPDFSVIENLIHFAHHYHIVGKAARERAGELLATVDLQEYARQSIDELSGGMKRRLVLARALINQPQVVFLDEPTTGLDPDARQEFWKLVSYLKQQGCSVLLTTHYMDEAQRLCDRLLLLQQGQVIDQGTPTELIARTVGREVVELEGVDQAQLHAVVKQAGTWYRPFGSGYLVALPSESTHLWEQLSSLQPHRLTRRLANLEDVFLHLTGKVLQ, encoded by the coding sequence ATGCACACAACCCATGTACCAACCGAAGTGGAGGCTCTTGTCGCCTATGATCTGTGGAAATTGTACGGCGATCGACCCGTTGTACAAGGGGTTAGCTTTACGCTAAATCCAGGAGAAATTGTAGGTCTTTTGGGACCCAATGGAGCCGGTAAAACTACAACGGTGGGAATGCTATATGGAGCGGTGGCTCCCAGCCGTGGGTTTGTCAAGCTTGGATCAACTCAGGTGCAGAGCAATGGTCGCTCAGCGCGAGCAAAAATGGGAATTGTGACACAGGAAGATAACCTCGATCCAGATTTCTCAGTGATTGAGAACTTGATTCACTTTGCCCATCACTATCACATTGTCGGTAAAGCGGCTCGCGAACGAGCTGGTGAACTGTTAGCAACTGTAGATTTACAAGAGTATGCCCGTCAATCGATCGATGAGTTATCAGGTGGTATGAAGCGGCGTTTAGTCTTAGCTCGAGCACTGATTAATCAACCACAGGTCGTATTTTTGGATGAACCAACCACCGGGCTTGATCCCGATGCGCGTCAGGAGTTTTGGAAGTTGGTGAGTTATCTCAAACAGCAAGGCTGTAGCGTGCTGTTGACAACGCACTACATGGACGAGGCTCAACGCCTGTGCGATCGGCTATTGTTGCTGCAACAAGGACAGGTAATTGACCAAGGTACTCCAACTGAGCTAATTGCCCGCACAGTAGGTCGGGAAGTGGTAGAACTTGAAGGGGTTGATCAGGCTCAGTTACACGCGGTTGTCAAACAAGCTGGAACTTGGTATCGACCGTTTGGCAGTGGGTATCTCGTTGCTCTGCCGAGCGAGTCTACTCATTTGTGGGAACAACTCAGTTCCCTGCAACCGCACCGCTTGACCCGTCGCCTAGCTAACTTAGAAGACGTATTCCTTCATCTCACAGGAAAAGTACTGCAATGA